A segment of the Felis catus isolate Fca126 chromosome F2, F.catus_Fca126_mat1.0, whole genome shotgun sequence genome:
ATTAATTTTGAGAACAATCGGCCTGGAGAATATCCTTGTAGGTCGTTAGCAgttcatgtatacacacacacacacacacgcacacatgcacacatgcacgctaacatgtatgtgtgtttccACAGTGATCACCAATGGCAGCCATCCCCAGAAACTCCATCCATGGCCCCAGCCACGTGGAAAGAGGGTGTAGGTCATGGAGAAGTCTTCCAGCTCAGAGTCTACCCCGTTCCAGGAGCAGAGGCCAGAGGAACGCAGGGTCAGCTGGCTTTGATCATGACTCTGGGCATGATTTGAAAGCAAAAGGCCCTCCAGGCTTATATACAGTAATGATAAAATTCCCAAGCTTTATTGTCTTTTCATCTGCTGGCAACACATAGGAAATGCTATTTCGAGTGAGGAGTGGCCAGCTCCCGCCGAGGTAGAAGCTCGGGCTGGGGAATCTTGCTGTTCTCATCCACTTTCTGCTACCGGCTTGCTGTGTGGTCCTGATAAGTTACAGATGGCGCCTTACTCATAACAGACTTTCCTTGTCCAGCAGTTGTAGGTAACAATGGCTGCTTAGCCGACATTACCGTTACAGGATTGTTGTGAAATTGGAATGAGATACAGGGCACAGAAGTGCTTTGAATAGTTAAAAGCActctacaaatataaaataggagACCAAAAAAATCCGATACTCCACAAAAGGCTTCTTGCAATGAAAGACTGATTTTCAAGGAAGGACTCACCACTAAATGCTTTGAAGTAACTAACTCATCTTGTTGGCTTAAGATTATCAtcagataaaaaataattgtaaacaGCAATTTATACACATCTTTTCAGGAGTATCTCTGAGGTATATCTCATCTGTCTTGGGAGTGGTAGGCACTCTGTTAACCCAACTATAAACTGGAATAATAGTAAGAGAGAACATTTGTGTGCTTACCACACGCCAGGTACTATTCTGagccttttacatttattatttaactttttttttaatgtttatttttgagagaaagacagagagagacagagcatgagtaggggaggggcggagagagagggagacacagaatcctaagcaggctccagtctccgagctgtcagcacggagcccgacgcggggccccgAACTCatcatgaacagtgaaatcatgacctgagctcaagtcagacgcttaaccgactgagccattggGGCTCCTTTATATTATTTAACTCTTGAAAGAAGCCCAAGAGGGTGTGACGATGAAGattattgtcccattttacaaatgaggacagaGTCTGCCAGTGATAGGACATGGATTTGAACCTGGATGTTGACTCTAGGGCTTTGCTCTTCACCTTGACACTCCTCTGTTTTCCTAGCCTCTGCTGTTAAGCAGGGGTTCCCAACCTTGGCACTACATTTGGAGCTGGATAAGCCTTTgttgtggggctgtcctgtgcattgtaggatgtatAATAGCCTTGACCTACTAGATGCTCTTAGCGTTGCCTCCCCAACACCCAAGGTGACAACCCAAATGTTTCCAGGCATTACCAATTATTCCTTGAGGTGGGGAAGAAGCAAACTCATCTCTGATTAAGAGCTGCTGTTGTAAAACACCCCCACAGTTCCTTATCCCTGATCTGGACTTCTTTTGGAAATAGTAGTTTTGGTGTGAACTCCATTGCCCTGGTGCTTGTTTACTTACAATCTGGTAGGCTTGAAAGGTGGCCCGTAATTGCTTGTGGCTCCTCTTGGCCAAGACTTCATTGAAGGCAAGCTCATCAGTGCCCCAGCGGTCCTCCCCTGCCTGCAGGACAAATGCAAACATTTTGGAAAAGCCTTTTGCATAAAAGACTGAATATACTGTTCTATGACCAGGCCTTGCTTACAGGCAGTTAGAAAATATGCACTGAATAGAAGTCAAATTGATCAACTAAGCACTATACCTGAGAGTTTACTTCACACAtctatttataatatgtataccTTCCTTGTTCCAAAATGGACCTGAAGCAGTAAACTCTGAAACGCAAGAATaggaacaattctttttttttctttaatttttatttatttttgagagagagagagggagagagagagacagactgtgagccagggaggagcagagagagagggagacagaacccggagcaggctccaggctctgagctgtcagcacagagcctgacgcggggctcgaacccacaaaccgtgagatcatgacctgagctgaagtcggacacttaaccgactgagccacccaggcgccccaagaataggAACAATTCTTACAGGTTCACAAAGActgtatatattgaaaatattttaaagatcatACTTATTTCTCAAGAAACTCCCATTTGCATGAAACAGaggaatatttgttgaaaatagtgctaagaaactttaaaaaggacaaagaattGGCGGGGACTGATGCATCTGCACACTTACATCATACAGATCCTTGGCATCCCGACCAGCTAGATCTCTGTCCACCTCATCTCCTTCATCACGATTAGCCTAGAAAAATTGACACATTGTTATTAACTTGAGTTCCCACTtgaccacagaaaacaaaaagagaaagtccTGGAAAGCTGGGGGTGATTGCAGAAGGGTGGTCTGGAGGAGATGGAACCTGGCAAAGTGGCAGTGTTGCTCTTTGCTGCCATCTTTAGGCACAACTGATAAGCAGGGTAGCTTCTGAAACAACACTTGAGTTTTTCTCGTAGAAACCAGGGTGGCTCACAAACCCCATTGACCTCTAAGCAGGCTGAAAGCAACCTCGTGATGTTCCCTAGAGTGACTCCATTGGAAAGCTAATAGTGATcctttcaaaatatcttatttcaCCTCTTGGGGGTTCCCAGTGCTGAAGAACCCTGAAACTTGGTTATGGAAAGTTCTGAATTCTAACCTGAGCCCTGTGTGGCCAGTGGAATCCTGAGTGGTCCAACCCTTATATGACCCCCTTCCCTTGAGTGCGGCTAAGACCTGTGAATGTAAGCTGTCACTCCCACGATGTTATGTTAATATAAAAAGGAGATTTTACAGGTGCAATTAAGGTCTGTAATTAGTTGCGTTGATCAAAGGAGATACTCCCCTTGGTGGGCCTGATCTTACCTGTAGCAGGGACACCAGAATTTTCTTTAGGGTTCCACTTGTATCAGCTTTGACATCTGATTCAAGGCTCCTGTCAAACACTTTcgaagaagaaaaagggaggagagaaagcagaTGATTTCATTTCCCAGAAGTATTTTGAAAGGAACATTCTTTATCCAAAGTCAGAACAGAAGGTCACTTACACCTTTGGTAGGCTTCTTTAATGGCCATGATCTCCTAGGAAgggtaataaaacaaaaatcaatactCCAAGGTGGGGTTGATCAGTAggagacacagagatacacaggGAAGTGGCCAGAACCTGTCTCCGGACACAGGATGCCTCCGTGACTTCCTCCAAAGAGAGCCATCCTATGGCTCAGGGCCTAGGCCTGGGGCGGGTCCCTGGAGGTGTGAAGAAGCCCCCAGGTGCAAACATCTCAAACCACACACCAAACACACGCATACATTCTCCTTAGTTAAAAGCAAAACTACCCCAGCTCAGCTAATGTCTTACTTTGCTGCCTCCTCACTCCGTCTCACGCTCCCATCTCTACTCAGGTGGCTAGTGTCACACAGTGGGTATCTTCCCAAGCATTTGTCCTTGCGTTTATATACAGATAGGTGTGCTACTGAAAACATATAGaattgttttgtgtatgtgtttccAAAGTGGAATACTGTATGTGTTGTTCTTGGACTTATTTTTTCACTCAGTAATGTGTCTTGGGGATCCAGCTACGCTTATCCGTAGTCACCTAGTGTTTTTTAGGTGGATACAAAACGTCCCGGCCTACAGCAAGCCACGGTTTATTTAGCGAGCCTCGGATGGATGTACATTcaggttgcttccaattttttccCTACTGGACACAAGGCTTCATGCAGTAAACAATGTGCTGCGTGCAGGGCTGCAAGTTTCTCTCTGGGGTGTGTACTGGGAAGATGTGCTTTGTGTTTCAATGACTCAGGCTAAGTGGCCCCGTCAGGAGCTGCCTCAGTTTACATTTAGGCCAGCAGTGTCTAGGAGCAGGCGTTCCCCAGATGTTCACTGGCAAACTGTTTAAGAGTTAGCAGCAGGCCAGGGAAAAGGCAGTGGGGACAGTGGGCcggggggagcctggggggccgGAGGATGTGGGAGTTGGTGGGAGCTGATCACTTGTGGCCATgaagctctttcttttcttctccttctaacCCACTTCCAGGATGTGCCTGAACCCAagacctgctctctctcacttttctttttattgtcagaTCAATTTGAttgtgggggagaaagagagctTGTTTGTTGTTTGAGAGCAGGGCTTGAAAGAAACTAGGCTGAGGGGGAACCACATGTGGTCAAGTGAGATTAGAAAAATAATGATCAGAACCTTCTTGCCAAGGCAGCCTGCCGATTACCCTAATATTGGACGCCTCCTGGCTGGGACTGTGGAGCTTCTGGAAGGTGGGGGACCTCGACCGGGAACACCGTATAACTGCAGGACCGGACTGATACCATCCTCCTTCGCTGACCCTTCCTGAACAAAACTCCTTGAAATGGAGGGTTTTTATTATcttgtggaaagaaaagaagtccaGGGATGCTGAGGAAAGGGGTTCAGGGGTTTGGAGAAATGTGCTGGACCCCACAGACTGAGCGGAAGGAACCAACCCAAGGTCATCTACATGCAAGGCTTTTAAAGTATTGTTTTAGCATCAGAGATCTGTTGAAGTTTTTCCTTGCTGTTGGCTCCAAACACTGCTTCTGTTTCCTACCTGGAGGCGTCAAGGATGTTGGGGACTTTCTGGCTTTTTCCTTGCTGGACTTCCCCCATTCTACATGATGAGTGGTTGCAGCAGAGAGTGGGGGTCTCCAAATAATGATTTGTGGACCCTCTCTACTCGTGATGAATTCCTTGGCCCTCATGGCTTCTGGAACCAAAGATGAATGAGCTTTGACTAAAGCCTTAACAAAGGCTCTTTTCAGCTCCTGAAATGGCAGCATGTGCccagggacagggggagaggTCTGCTGATAGAAGTAGATGGAAACCTCCAGGAAGGTGCTGGCAGCCACGAGAGGTGTTCACAGGGATCCCCTCTGCGCCAACTGCTTCCCTGCCTCTTTATGGTCCTTTTTGTACTCTATGCTAGATGACAGCCATGGACAAGGCAGCTGCACAAACACGCTTAGCCCATTTATTGCATTATTTGTGCCGAAGACCTGCAAAGTCAGGCTGGGTGGAGGAAAGCAGAATCTTGCCTCCTGCATATAAAACTATGCATTCCtttcagaaatacaaaatctgcATTGACACAGCTGTTCTGGAAGGATCTATTCTGTCAAGCCAAAGGCGGAAACACGAAGACTGACAGCCGGAAGATTGGAAGAGGGATCTCTCCTGCACGTGCCAAACAGACATGTTTCTGTCCAGACACTTGCTCACCTCACGGATGGAATGTGAGGTCTAGTTTTCCTTCTGGCTGCTGCAACCCTCTCTGATGGGCATCTGGATGCTCCttcaggggctggggctgagggctTGGCTGGCACTCACCTTATTGGTTCTTGTGCACAGGACCTCGATGATCACTGCCTCATCTGTGCCCAGACCCTTCATGGCCTTTTGCAGCTGGCGGGCATCGTACTCACTGGGGCGGTCCAGGAGGGCCAAGGCTGTCTTCTCAAAGCTTCCACTCAGTTCGCTCTTGAACACCTCCTCCAGGTCCTGGAGGAAGATAGCGGGAGCCCTGACTGGGGAATGGCCCAAAGCAGAGGACAGGCTTCCCACTGCATGGCCTCAGGGTCAACAGGAAGATTGCCAAGGACATATGGGGAAGGGGAGTGAGCTGGGCAGAGCTCTAGTGACATGAGTGACCTGCTCTGGAGGACAGTCGTCACTGTGACTTCCTCTGGGactggcagagaggcagagaagatcCCTTGCTCAGGGCTGGAGACCCCAAAGATGAATCACAATAACAAACAGCATTTGCTGGATAGTTTAGGGTTCAGAGAGCCTTCTCGCTGAACTCCAGAATAGCcctggcaggagaggggagaggtaTTGGCATCATTTCTATTTACTGACCTCAAAAAAATGAAGGACTCCCCCCCAAACACTTGCGCGACTAGAAAGGCCTGAAACATGAGTTGGTTGTCTCTGGGGGATCAGATCATTTGTCATCCAAATTTAAAtggttcttgttttgttttagagagagagtgagtggaggagaggggcagaaggagaatctcaagcaggctccacgctcagcatggagcccaacgtagggcttgatcccacaccctgggatcatgacctgagccaaaatcaagagtgagacgctcaactgactgagccacccaggcccccctgagtTGGTTTTGAGAGTGAATGGGGGAAATAATAAACTAGCAGTAATTACAGCGGCATAACACGAATAAACGAGGGCCACCCTGGGCAAACCAGATGTGTAGTCACTTTGGTTAACTTGTTAAATCTGGACAGGGACACACGTGGGAAAGCACTCAGGtagggagaagaaatgaaatacattaaggaagaaatgaagtatATGAAATGCCCACTGGCGTCTGTTTTTAGCAAGTGTCCATCTTCAAGGATGTTTTTTGGGAGGTGCGGTCTTATAGGTGAACTGCCTGCTCCTACCTGTGTATCTCTGACATGATGGGTTAGTGACAAAAGGGACAAAAATTGGTGTTCAGTCTAACTAGTGTCACCAATGTCCCAACTTCAGTGAAGGACCTTGAAGAGGGAACCTCGTGTCCAGATGTGGGTCAGACTGGGGACTCACGGAGCAGTTAGCAGCTTAGGAACTCAAATTACATCACGGAGTAGGTGTGGCCACTCAGCAATGTGGCATGATGGCTAATGACACGATCACAgcagccgtgtgaccttggaaatGTACTTTAACCAAttgtcagtttccttctctgaaaaatgGGGGTCTGATGAgactcacctctttttttttaatgtttattttttttttgagagagagagagaaagacagagcacgagcaggggagggacaaagagggacggagacacagaatccaaagcaggctccaggctctgagctgtcagcacagagcccaactctgggcttcaactgacaaaccgtgagatcatgacctgaggggaagtccaacgctcaaccgactgagccacccaggcaccccaatagacTCAACTCAgggttgttgggagaattaaCTGAGACAATCCATGTAAAGCCCAAGTCTGGAACACTTTAAATGTTCAGTaagtgggtattattattattccaccCTGAAAGGAACTTTCTAAGAGAAGGCTAATCAATTGTTTCTTTTATGAACCTCTGAGCTCTGAGCCTGGGAAAAAAACCCGGAAGATTTTGCCTAATGAGTGGGTTTTGCAGTCTTATGTGGGGGCCGTGGTATCACTGCCTCTGTCTTCAGGCAGCTGCTTCATCTAACGCTACATCCTCTAAAGGCAGGCCTTTGGTCAGTACTCTACAGTGTGGATCCATCCAAAgactggaaatgtttttttttcaggtcAGATGGGCATTGCGTAGAACTTCGGAGAAGAGAAACCCCAGCTGCCTACTCTTACAAGCCACAAGCATGAAAACAGATCCTTGTGTGTTTACATTCTGTTTGGACACAGAAGCCGGCTCAGGATATCTCAGCTCTAATCCCGGTTTTCCGGCTCACTAGCGGTGTCACCTTGGGATGAGAGTTCTCTTTGGAGCTCGGTTGCCATGGGGACTTTGATTTGTCTGTTTCTAACATCTTTGAGCTTCAGATGTGATTCTAGACCACCTCCTTGGCAGTCTCAACTGTCTGAAACAGCCACGAACTGGAAAGTAAGCAAAGATTGGCACGTGTTGGTATTGCAAAGTTTGGTGCTAGAGCATGCCTACTTTATCTTTAGCAGAGCGCCTAAGTCCTCACCTCGAACTCATTTACTCTGCTTTACACTCAAGTTTAAGAAGGCTGTATCTGACTTTCCATGTCAGTAGGGTGGGGGTACACATAGCACTTGAGAGGCTGCTACAGTTAGGCGTGCCGACAAGCATAAAAGTTCAACGTCATTCAATTCAATTCCATGCAGCTGAGCTAAAGATTCAGCCTTTCATCAATGTCATCAAGGAATGACACTGACAAGCCTGATTctgaagagagaagcagaaaaactATAAAAGTGCAGCCATGTGGGCCATTTAGTGTAGAAATAAATAGCTCCTCTCGTGGCAATGAGTTCTTCAGGAGTGGACATTGGCCCTGGAGTCAGAAGACTGGGATGGGAGTGTCGGTTCTTTTTCTTACTAAGTGTGTGATTTTGCTTGAGTCATGGAAACAGAGGAGCTCCAGgtttcttctctataaaatggaaacaatcgtACCTAGGATAGCTTCCCTTTACTGATACATTCTGCCGTTAGCCTGTTCGATTCTCTCAGCAACCTGAGAATTACATTTCATTCTGTATGTGAGGACACCAAGCCTAAAGAGATTATTGTCTGCCCAACGTCAAATAAGTAAGAAAACCCATCTCTATATCTATTTATACATGGAGGGATTGAAACTGTAAAGGTTTTATAAACATGTATTAAAATACAGCATgataattaatattcattttgcGTGCTGATAATTCTAATGACAGTAAAAAGTGGTtaaattgtaggggcacctgggtggctcagtcggttaagcatccgactcttgatttcagctcaggtcatgatctcacggttcatgagttcaagcctcccatcaggctctgtgctgacagtgcagagcctgcttgggatctctctctccctctctttctgcccctcccctgctctctctccctctctctgtgtctcaaaaaaaaaaaaaaacctaaaaaaaaaagaaaaggttaaattgTGTTCATcttatattaataaagaaaatagaaagcctACTGCATACTTAAATCGATACataacaacatcaacaacaacaaaacaaatgaaagaaaagacacataaagaaaaaagtggtCATGCTTAACGAAATGGCGGTTTTTTTCAGTGTTCTATAACAATCACTTATGAAGAACATATCATTCTTGAAGACAGATGGATAAATGAAGAATTCTTATATAAAGACCCACCTGTGAAAACTGATTTTCAAGTTATTGGCCTATCTGTAAGTTAGTATGTAGAATTATCAATGGGAAAATGACAGAGGGATTACTAGGAAAAGGAAGTCAGTTTTCAAAAGGAGTTAAAGAATATTGATTATATAGGCTATGAAGTTAACAAGGCAATTTCAGTTTTTCTGAAATCAATTAAAATTGTAAAGAGTAGTTTACTTTTGTTTGCTCTTGAGTTAACTGATTAAAGCTTTAAAGATATTCTCTGCTGCCTTGGGAAGGTAGAGAAAGCAGAGACCTCCAAGGCCAAGGCTGTGTGCCCGTTTTCAGGGACGCTTGGAATCACCTTGCCATACGTTGCCTTGtacttttgctttatttgttgCCTCTCATCCGATGTCCTGCTTGATAAGATTTCAATGATGGCTGCTTCATCAGTTCCTAAAGTGCAGGAGAAAGAGACAAGGCCAAGAGTGAACAAGAAAGAAGATGGAGGTTGATTTTACTCAATTCCAAAGAAGCTGGGGCATTGGTTAGAGGCTTCAGTGGAGCCTAGATGCATCCCTTAGCTTTAATATCTCATGGAGAAGTGTGTTCTTTTCACTCACTTGACAAATATCCATGGAGGCCTCACATGGCATGAAGCACAGTGCTAGACATTGCAGTGGAAAGAGAAACGAGTATGGCCTTAATTTCACTCCCAgtattcaagagaaatgaaaacaatggcCACAcaaaacttgcacacaaatgtttgttGCTTCataattcataatagctaaaaggtTTCTAacaacctgaatgtccatcagtgaacaaacagataaacaaatgtggtatatccatacaatggaatattacttggccagaaaaatgaatgaagtcctgatacatgctacagtttgaatgaaccttgaaacattatgctaagtgaaagaatccagtcacagaagaacacatatatatattattccattcatatgaaagtCAAGAATAGGGAAATCTATAAAGATAGAAAGGAGATTAGTGTTTGGGGATGGGCTGGGTAGGGAGGTGACAGCTAAAGAGTAGGAGGTTtcttttttgaggtgatgaaaatgttcaaagTTGACTGCAATGATGATTTTGCATATCTGTGAGtatattaaaaaccattgaattgtacattttaaatgggtgaattgtatgggaTGTGAATttacacctcaataaaactgaaaaatctgaaaaaaaaaaaaagtatggtctGTTCCTTGGCCTCCAGGTACTTAAAGCTGAgtagaagagaataaaatataggcCCACATTGCTACAATATGAAGCCCACCCTTAAACTTGTCAATGTCAAGAGAGAAGTCCAAATTGGGACCATGATGGGTAATTGTCTCTTTAAGCTCCTGactgttacattaaaatttttttatatttatttatttttgagagagagagagcatgaacaggggtggggagagagagggggagagagagagagagagagagagagagagacagagagagaatctgaagcagattccacgtcatcagcacagagccccatgtaagactcgaacccatgaaccacaagatcatgacctgagccgaagtcagacactcaaccaactgagccacccaggtgctccctgacTCTTACATTTTTAGATTACACTCTTTCTAAAAAGTTTTTTCCTCTGATGTTCCAAAAGTACCACATGCTCATTGTAGGCAATTTGATCAGTATCAAAAACTATAATGAATAAGAAATAAGGGGAGAATATCCTTTTTAAGAACATGGAGACAGGATTGGAAAGCTGATCCAGGGATTGCAGGTGTGGGAATGAGAAAGTCTATTTAGCCAGCAAACCCTGAATTAGGTTCTTCAGGCTGGATTCAAGTAATTCTTCTACCCTTATGGACTATATGGCATTGACTGTATATACCATTGACCCTTGAATAATACAAGGATTGGGGTGCCAAGTCTCATTGAAGTACAAtattcatgtataacttttgagtCCCCCAGAACTTTAGTACTCAAGTAATAGTCTACTATTAACCAGAAGCCTTAGTGATAACATAAAGTCAATTAACACCTCTTTGTATGTTTCGTGTATCATATATTATTatagtaaactagagaaaagcaaatgttactgagaaaatcataaggaaaatacatttacagtactgtactgtaaaattctgcatataagtggacctgtgttgttcaagggtcaaacctgttttgttcaaaggtcaactataTATAGATATCACTGAGTCATTAAACCCATgattttgctgatattttgtaaAGGACAGGGGTTGAATGAGTAGATTAACTCAGTAGTGCTCAGGCTGACAAAAATCATGGAAGGTGGTAGCTGAATGATTGGGGTTTGAAAGCCTGCTACAGAATGTAGACCTTTGGCAACAAAGGCACAGGGAGAGTGCCATGTGAGGACGGAGGACTGGAGAGATGCATCCATAAACCAAGGAACTCCTGAGGCCACCAGAAGCAGGGTAGAAGCCTGGAACAGGTCCTTCCTAGTGCCTTCAGGGGGGAGTATAGCCTACTGACTTCTTGACTTGAGGCTCTGGCTTTCCGAACtgggagacaataaatttctgctgtttttagcCACCTGGTATGTGGTACTtcattatggcagccctaggaaactaatgtaCCCATTATCCTCAGCAGTGTCTCAAGACTTCAAGAAGGTCTTCACAGCCAGAGTCTGGAGAATCCTGCATTGGCCTTTTCCCAGCCCTACTCCTAATGGCCGCTCCCTGTGACTAACTAGCATGTGCTCGGTCATTTTTGATTGGAACTGACTTAGTTGAACTTGCGTGATCGCTCCTACCCAGCTGAGAGCTCAGAATCCCCAAGAAACAAGAGATGGTAGATGCATTTCATAGAAGAGttgggaggaagaaaaatctgGGTCATGGGTGTGGGGAAACTGTGGAAGGGGGACATAACTACAGACAGAGGGACGGGAACAAAGAGACTCCCCTTATTTCTTTGCTGGTGAAGGCTTGAGGTGTTCTAC
Coding sequences within it:
- the ANXA13 gene encoding annexin A13 isoform X2, whose product is MLNEACKGMGTDEAAIIEILSSRTSDERQQIKQKYKATYGKDLEEVFKSELSGSFEKTALALLDRPSEYDARQLQKAMKGLGTDEAVIIEVLCTRTNKEIMAIKEAYQRLFDRSLESDVKADTSGTLKKILVSLLQANRDEGDEVDRDLAGRDAKDLYDAGEDRWGTDELAFNEVLAKRSHKQLRATFQAYQILINKDIEEAIEAETSGDVQKAYLTLVRCARDQEGYFADRLYKSMKGAGTDEETLIHIIVTRAEVDLQGIKAKFQEKYQKSLSDMVCSDTSGDFQKLLVALLH
- the ANXA13 gene encoding annexin A13 isoform X1 codes for the protein MGNRHSQSYSLSEGSQHLPKGDIQPSAAVKPLSHAPGNGEPEAQQPAKARSHQGFDVDQDAKMLNEACKGMGTDEAAIIEILSSRTSDERQQIKQKYKATYGKDLEEVFKSELSGSFEKTALALLDRPSEYDARQLQKAMKGLGTDEAVIIEVLCTRTNKEIMAIKEAYQRLFDRSLESDVKADTSGTLKKILVSLLQANRDEGDEVDRDLAGRDAKDLYDAGEDRWGTDELAFNEVLAKRSHKQLRATFQAYQILINKDIEEAIEAETSGDVQKAYLTLVRCARDQEGYFADRLYKSMKGAGTDEETLIHIIVTRAEVDLQGIKAKFQEKYQKSLSDMVCSDTSGDFQKLLVALLH